A genome region from Erigeron canadensis isolate Cc75 chromosome 3, C_canadensis_v1, whole genome shotgun sequence includes the following:
- the LOC122590469 gene encoding beta-amylase 8-like, giving the protein MKGCIKSGEDPWVVRRITKDGNVVTRHRFPSNRVRLKRLERDRNRRLVARKIFSGLRTYGNYNLPKNAPTVDLLKALCNEAGWHVEEDGTIYKKMLKEDVGYRLYSKCDEKNNTLESITKMADDQEDDKIDLNLSLTLGTGY; this is encoded by the exons aTGAAAGGGTGTATCAAGTCAGGAGAAGATCCATGGGTGGTTCGACGGATCACTAAAGATGGTAATGTGGTCACTAGACACCGGTTTCCATCTAATCGAGTACGGCTAAAGAGACTCGAGAGAGACAGAAACCGGCGTCTTGTGGCTAGGAAAATATTTTCCGGGCTAAGGACTTATGGAAACTACAATCTACCTAAGAATGCTCCTACCGTTGATTTGTTGAAAGCACTTTGTAATGAAGCTGGTTGGCATGTTGAAGAGGATGGAACCATTTATAAAAAG ATGCTGAAGGAAGATGTTGGTTATAGGCTTTATAGCAAATGTGACGAGAAGAACAACACGCTTGAATCGATAACGAAGATGGCTGATGATCAAGAAGACGATAAAATTGACTTGAACCTTTCACTCACTTTGGGTACTGGATACTAA
- the LOC122593849 gene encoding protein DETOXIFICATION 44, chloroplastic isoform X2: MKTITTSLIHHHYHHINNNNNLIPNHIYKLQFPYSSLGFRPTTNNRFRVSSSSSKNKDTSPASTPLEENPELFDSQLTSDSDSPTSTLTSSSFSPTFASLFHLFRDKLKFDELGMEIMSIALPATLALAADPITSLVDTAFVGHLGSAELAAVGVSISIFNLVAKLFNIPLLNITTSFVAEEQAISVNDETDAHRKKFLPSVSTSLALATAFGIFETFALYFGSGFLLNTMGIPVDSPMRAPAEQFTSLRAFGAPAIVLALAAQGTFRGFKDTKTPLYGIAAGNLLNAILDPILIFFCGLGIGGAAIATVISEYLIAFILLWKLNKEVVLVIPNIDGEKVARYLKSGGLLMSRSFAVLVTMTLSTSVAAREGPLPMAGHQICLQIWLALSLLTDALALAGQAILASSYSQKNYDQARKVIYRVLQIGLIAGGSLAIMLLLGFGPLAYLFTTDSEVLKIARSGTLMACY; encoded by the exons atgaaaACCATCACCACCTCTCTCatacatcatcattatcatcatattaataataataataatcttattccTAATCACATTTACAAACTTCAATTCCCTTACTCTTCACTTGGATTCCGACCAACAACAAACAACCGGTTTCGTGTTTCCTCCTCGTCATCCAAAAACAAAGATACATCACCAGCTTCTACTCCACTCGAAGAAAACCCCGAACTATTCGATTCTCAGCTCACTTCCGACTCTGATTCACCCACCTCCACTTTAACTTCTTCATCATTCAGTCCCACCTTTGCATCTTTGTTTCACCTTTTCAG AGACAAGTTAAAGTTTGATGAACTTGGAATGGAGATAATGTCGATTGCGTTGCCTGCCACATTAGCTCTTGCTGCTGATCCCATTACTTCTCTCGTTGATACCGCTTTTGTCGGCCATTTAG GATCTGCCGAGTTGGCTGCTGTCGGGGTCTCTATATCAATATTTAATCTGGTTGCAAAATTGTTTAATATTCCTCTGCTCAATATCACTACCTCATTTGTTGCTGAGGAACAAGCAATATCAGTCAACG ATGAAACGGATGCTCATCGGAAAAAGTTTCTGCCATCAGTTTCGACTTCTTTGGCATTGGCTACTGCCTTTGGcatttttgaaacttttgcacTTTACTTTGGTTCCGGCTTCTTATTGAACACCATGGGTATACCTGTT GATTCACCGATGCGAGCACCGGCAGAGCAGTTCACTTCATTAAGAGCTTTTGGTGCTCCAGCCATTGTATTAGCCTTAGCTGCACAAGGAACATTTCGTGGCTTTAAAGATACTAAGACTCCTCTATATGGCATTG CTGCGGGGAACTTGCTGAATGCGATACTTGATCCAATATTAATCTTCTTTTGTGGACTTGGCATTGGGGGTGCTGCTATTGCGACGGTAATTTCTGA GTATCTGATTGCTTTCATCCTACTATGGAAGTTAAATAAAGAAGTTGTACTTGTTATTCCAAATATAGATGGGGAAAAAGTAGCTCGATATTTAAAATCTG GTGGTCTTCTAATGTCAAGAAGCTTTGCTGTACTGGTAACTATGACTCTGTCTACATCAGTGGCAGCAAGAGAAGGCCCCTTGCCTATGGCTGGTCACCAGATATGCTTACAAATCTGGTTGGCTCTCTCTTTGCTTACTGATGCTTTAGCACTTGCAGGACAG GCCATCCTTGCTAGTAGTTACTCACAGAAGAACTATGATCAAGCACGCAAAGTGATATACAGAGTTCTTCAG ATTGGCCTGATAGCAGGTGGTAGCTTGGCTATTATGTTGTTGTTAGGGTTTGGGCCACTAGCTTACTTATTCACCACAGACTCGGAAGTTCTAAAAATTGCAAGGTCTGGAACCTTG ATGGCGTGCTACTAA
- the LOC122593849 gene encoding protein DETOXIFICATION 44, chloroplastic isoform X1: MKTITTSLIHHHYHHINNNNNLIPNHIYKLQFPYSSLGFRPTTNNRFRVSSSSSKNKDTSPASTPLEENPELFDSQLTSDSDSPTSTLTSSSFSPTFASLFHLFRDKLKFDELGMEIMSIALPATLALAADPITSLVDTAFVGHLGSAELAAVGVSISIFNLVAKLFNIPLLNITTSFVAEEQAISVNDETDAHRKKFLPSVSTSLALATAFGIFETFALYFGSGFLLNTMGIPVDSPMRAPAEQFTSLRAFGAPAIVLALAAQGTFRGFKDTKTPLYGIAAGNLLNAILDPILIFFCGLGIGGAAIATVISEYLIAFILLWKLNKEVVLVIPNIDGEKVARYLKSGGLLMSRSFAVLVTMTLSTSVAAREGPLPMAGHQICLQIWLALSLLTDALALAGQAILASSYSQKNYDQARKVIYRVLQIGLIAGGSLAIMLLLGFGPLAYLFTTDSEVLKIARSGTLFVAASQPMNAIAFVLDGLYYGLSDFGYASYSMVLIGLATSTFFLLVAPKFGLPGVWTGLFLFMTLRVVAGIWRLGTKSGPWKFVYSETIKKSPE, from the exons atgaaaACCATCACCACCTCTCTCatacatcatcattatcatcatattaataataataataatcttattccTAATCACATTTACAAACTTCAATTCCCTTACTCTTCACTTGGATTCCGACCAACAACAAACAACCGGTTTCGTGTTTCCTCCTCGTCATCCAAAAACAAAGATACATCACCAGCTTCTACTCCACTCGAAGAAAACCCCGAACTATTCGATTCTCAGCTCACTTCCGACTCTGATTCACCCACCTCCACTTTAACTTCTTCATCATTCAGTCCCACCTTTGCATCTTTGTTTCACCTTTTCAG AGACAAGTTAAAGTTTGATGAACTTGGAATGGAGATAATGTCGATTGCGTTGCCTGCCACATTAGCTCTTGCTGCTGATCCCATTACTTCTCTCGTTGATACCGCTTTTGTCGGCCATTTAG GATCTGCCGAGTTGGCTGCTGTCGGGGTCTCTATATCAATATTTAATCTGGTTGCAAAATTGTTTAATATTCCTCTGCTCAATATCACTACCTCATTTGTTGCTGAGGAACAAGCAATATCAGTCAACG ATGAAACGGATGCTCATCGGAAAAAGTTTCTGCCATCAGTTTCGACTTCTTTGGCATTGGCTACTGCCTTTGGcatttttgaaacttttgcacTTTACTTTGGTTCCGGCTTCTTATTGAACACCATGGGTATACCTGTT GATTCACCGATGCGAGCACCGGCAGAGCAGTTCACTTCATTAAGAGCTTTTGGTGCTCCAGCCATTGTATTAGCCTTAGCTGCACAAGGAACATTTCGTGGCTTTAAAGATACTAAGACTCCTCTATATGGCATTG CTGCGGGGAACTTGCTGAATGCGATACTTGATCCAATATTAATCTTCTTTTGTGGACTTGGCATTGGGGGTGCTGCTATTGCGACGGTAATTTCTGA GTATCTGATTGCTTTCATCCTACTATGGAAGTTAAATAAAGAAGTTGTACTTGTTATTCCAAATATAGATGGGGAAAAAGTAGCTCGATATTTAAAATCTG GTGGTCTTCTAATGTCAAGAAGCTTTGCTGTACTGGTAACTATGACTCTGTCTACATCAGTGGCAGCAAGAGAAGGCCCCTTGCCTATGGCTGGTCACCAGATATGCTTACAAATCTGGTTGGCTCTCTCTTTGCTTACTGATGCTTTAGCACTTGCAGGACAG GCCATCCTTGCTAGTAGTTACTCACAGAAGAACTATGATCAAGCACGCAAAGTGATATACAGAGTTCTTCAG ATTGGCCTGATAGCAGGTGGTAGCTTGGCTATTATGTTGTTGTTAGGGTTTGGGCCACTAGCTTACTTATTCACCACAGACTCGGAAGTTCTAAAAATTGCAAGGTCTGGAACCTTG TTTGTAGCCGCATCTCAACCAATGAATGCTATAGCTTTTGTTCTTGATGGGCTATACTATGGACTTTCAGACTTCGGATATGCTTCATATTCCATG GTGTTAATTGGATTAGCAACTTCAACATTCTTTCTTCTTGTTGCTCCTAAATTTGGTCTTCCTGGAGTTTGGACAGGACTTTTTCTATTTATGACATTGCGGGTAGTGGCTGGAATCTGGAG GTTAGGAACTAAGAGCGGACCATGGAAATTTGTTTACTCTGAAACAATAAAGAAATCCCCTGAATAA
- the LOC122592828 gene encoding uncharacterized protein LOC122592828 has protein sequence MDNMTLTKIQISGPTLASLLHRVSSSSGDIDGLLFGHVTTTTPITLSDDPSPSSTTTISDQPTLTATVTSFFSSTTTATFYTPSGDINTQTLTTLTSNQPPLIGWFSSRRKTHLRPSMRETQVTSSLVSNLGQNPCFVFMLLTTPFHDQLIHTHEYKAFQYVSISDIFVPKSLDVVNLGPAFRGHYGNFTPSSLFPDLPFEVKGLNNMIEDDVNDDNGKTDNEKFGKMCDENDGFNIGRLKNLMGENAAKYTDELEMLYNGMIKKLNGLAKVVEGSSAKVLEQENHNMKLRYKVAGFE, from the exons ATGGACAACATGACCCTAACCAAAATCCAAATCTCCGGCCCAACCCTCGCCTCCTTGCTCCACCGTGTCTCTTCCTCCTCCGGCGACATCGACGGCCTTCTCTTCGGccacgtcaccaccaccacacccaTCACTCTCTCCGACGACCCATCCCCATCctcaaccaccaccatctccgacCAACCCACCCTCACCGCCACCGTCACCTCCTTCTTctcctccaccaccaccgccacattCTACACCCCCTCCGGCGACATCAACACACAAACCCTCACCACCCTCACTTCCAACCAACCCCCATTAATCGGGTGGTTTTCATCTCGCCGGAAAACCCATCTCCGGCCATCCATGAGAGAAACCCAGGTCACATCTTCATTAGTATCAAATTTGGGCCAAAAcccatgttttgtttttatgcTTTTAACGACGCCGTTTCATGACCAGTTGATACATACACATGAATATAAAGCTTTTCagtatgtatctatatctgaTATATTTGTCCCAAAAAGTTTAGATGTTGTTAATTTAGGCCCTGCTTTTAGAGGGCATTACGGTAATTTCACTCCTAGTTCTTTGTTtcctgatttgccatttgaagTTAAAGGCTTGAATAATATGATTGAAGATGATGTAAATGATGATAATGGTAAAACTGATAATGAAAAATTTGGTAAAAtgtgtgatgaaaatgatggaTTTAATATTGGGAGATTGAAGAATTTGATGGGCGAAAATGCGGCTAAGTATACAGATGAATTGGAAATGTTGTATAATGGTATGATTAAGAAGTTGAATGGATTGGCTAAAGTTGTTGAAGGCTCTTCTGCTAAGGTTCTTGAACAG GAAAATCATAATATGAAGTTGAGGTATAAAGTCGCTGGATTTGAGTAG